From a region of the Opisthocomus hoazin isolate bOpiHoa1 chromosome 21, bOpiHoa1.hap1, whole genome shotgun sequence genome:
- the CSNK1D gene encoding casein kinase I isoform X2 — MELRVGNRYRLGRKIGSGSFGDIYLGTDIAAGEEVAIKLECVKTKHPQLHIESKIYKMMQGGVGIPTIKWCGAEGDYNVMVMELLGPSLEDLFNFCSRKFSLKTVLLLADQMISRIEYIHSKNFIHRDVKPDNFLMGLGKKGNLVYIIDFGLAKKYRDARTHQHIPYRENKNLTGTARYASINTHLGIEQSRRDDLESLGYVLMYFNLGSLPWQGLKAATKRQKYERISEKKMSTPIEVLCKGYPSEFATYLNFCRSLRFDDKPDYSYLRQLFRNLFHRQGFSYDYVFDWNMLKFGASRAAEDAERERREREERLRHTRNPAVRGLPSTASGRLRGTQDVAPPTPLTPTSHAANTSPRPVSGMERERKVSMRLHRGAPVNISSSDLTGRQDTSRMSTSQNSIPFEHHGK, encoded by the exons GAACTGATATTGCTGCCGGAGAGGAGGTTGCAATTAAGTTGGAATGTGTGAAAACCAAACATCCTCAGCTCCACATTGAGAGTAAAATCTACAAAATGATGCAGGGTGGAG TGGGCATTCCCACAATTAAGTGGTGTGGAGCTGAAGGAGACTACAACGTAATGGTGATGGAGCTGTTGGGACCGAGTCTTGAAGATCTCTTCAATTTTTGTTCAAGGAAATTTAGTCTCAAGACAGTCCTATTACTCGCTGACCAAATG ATTAGCCGAATTGAATATATTCACTCCAAGAACTTCATCCACCGAGACGTGAAGCCAGATAATTTCTTAATGGGCCTGGGGAAGAAAGGCAATCTTGTCTACATAATAGACTTTGGGTTAGCAAAGAAGTATCGAGATGCTCGAACTCATCAACATATTCCATATCGTGAAAATAAAAACTTAACAGGAACTGCCCGTTATGCATCCATCAACACTCATCTTGGAATTG AGCAATCTCGCAGAGATGACTTGGAGTCCTTGGGCTATGTACTGATGTATTTTAACCTGGGCTCCCTCCCCTGGCAGGGACTGAAAGCAGCAACAAAGAGGCAGAAATATGAACGTatcagtgaaaagaaaatgtctACACCCATTGAGGTTTTGTGTAAAGGATATCCTT CTGAATTTGCCACATACTTGAATTTCTGCCGTTCTTTGCGTTTTGATGACAAACCGGACTATTCCTATCTAAGGCAGTTATTCAGAAACCTATTCCACCGACAAGGGTTCTCCTACGATTATGTGTTTGACTGGAACATGTTGAAATTC GGTGcaagcagagcagctgaagaTGCTGAACGTGAAAGGCGAGAACGAGAGGAAAGATTGAGACATACACGAAATCCAGCTGTGCGTGGATTACCCTCCACTGCTTCCGGCAGGCTGAGAGGAACACAAGATGTAGCTCCTCCTACTCCTCTTACCCCAACTTCACATGCTG CCAACACCTCTCCTCGGCCAGTATCTGGTATGGAACGCGAAAGGAAAGTGAGTATGAGATTGCATCGTGGTGCCCCAGTCAATATCTCGTCGTCCGACTTAACAGGCCGACAGGATACCTCTCGCATGTCAACTTCGCAG AATAGCATTCCTTTTGAACACCATGGCAAGTAG
- the CSNK1D gene encoding casein kinase I isoform X1: MELRVGNRYRLGRKIGSGSFGDIYLGTDIAAGEEVAIKLECVKTKHPQLHIESKIYKMMQGGVGIPTIKWCGAEGDYNVMVMELLGPSLEDLFNFCSRKFSLKTVLLLADQMISRIEYIHSKNFIHRDVKPDNFLMGLGKKGNLVYIIDFGLAKKYRDARTHQHIPYRENKNLTGTARYASINTHLGIEQSRRDDLESLGYVLMYFNLGSLPWQGLKAATKRQKYERISEKKMSTPIEVLCKGYPSEFATYLNFCRSLRFDDKPDYSYLRQLFRNLFHRQGFSYDYVFDWNMLKFGASRAAEDAERERREREERLRHTRNPAVRGLPSTASGRLRGTQDVAPPTPLTPTSHAANTSPRPVSGMERERKVSMRLHRGAPVNISSSDLTGRQDTSRMSTSQIPARVTTSVLQSAVHR, encoded by the exons GAACTGATATTGCTGCCGGAGAGGAGGTTGCAATTAAGTTGGAATGTGTGAAAACCAAACATCCTCAGCTCCACATTGAGAGTAAAATCTACAAAATGATGCAGGGTGGAG TGGGCATTCCCACAATTAAGTGGTGTGGAGCTGAAGGAGACTACAACGTAATGGTGATGGAGCTGTTGGGACCGAGTCTTGAAGATCTCTTCAATTTTTGTTCAAGGAAATTTAGTCTCAAGACAGTCCTATTACTCGCTGACCAAATG ATTAGCCGAATTGAATATATTCACTCCAAGAACTTCATCCACCGAGACGTGAAGCCAGATAATTTCTTAATGGGCCTGGGGAAGAAAGGCAATCTTGTCTACATAATAGACTTTGGGTTAGCAAAGAAGTATCGAGATGCTCGAACTCATCAACATATTCCATATCGTGAAAATAAAAACTTAACAGGAACTGCCCGTTATGCATCCATCAACACTCATCTTGGAATTG AGCAATCTCGCAGAGATGACTTGGAGTCCTTGGGCTATGTACTGATGTATTTTAACCTGGGCTCCCTCCCCTGGCAGGGACTGAAAGCAGCAACAAAGAGGCAGAAATATGAACGTatcagtgaaaagaaaatgtctACACCCATTGAGGTTTTGTGTAAAGGATATCCTT CTGAATTTGCCACATACTTGAATTTCTGCCGTTCTTTGCGTTTTGATGACAAACCGGACTATTCCTATCTAAGGCAGTTATTCAGAAACCTATTCCACCGACAAGGGTTCTCCTACGATTATGTGTTTGACTGGAACATGTTGAAATTC GGTGcaagcagagcagctgaagaTGCTGAACGTGAAAGGCGAGAACGAGAGGAAAGATTGAGACATACACGAAATCCAGCTGTGCGTGGATTACCCTCCACTGCTTCCGGCAGGCTGAGAGGAACACAAGATGTAGCTCCTCCTACTCCTCTTACCCCAACTTCACATGCTG CCAACACCTCTCCTCGGCCAGTATCTGGTATGGAACGCGAAAGGAAAGTGAGTATGAGATTGCATCGTGGTGCCCCAGTCAATATCTCGTCGTCCGACTTAACAGGCCGACAGGATACCTCTCGCATGTCAACTTCGCAG ATTCCTGCACGGGTAACTACCAGTGTTCTCCAGTCTGCTGTGCACCGATGA
- the CSNK1D gene encoding casein kinase I isoform X3, giving the protein MELRVGNRYRLGRKIGSGSFGDIYLGTDIAAGEEVAIKLECVKTKHPQLHIESKIYKMMQGGVGIPTIKWCGAEGDYNVMVMELLGPSLEDLFNFCSRKFSLKTVLLLADQMISRIEYIHSKNFIHRDVKPDNFLMGLGKKGNLVYIIDFGLAKKYRDARTHQHIPYRENKNLTGTARYASINTHLGIAEFATYLNFCRSLRFDDKPDYSYLRQLFRNLFHRQGFSYDYVFDWNMLKFGASRAAEDAERERREREERLRHTRNPAVRGLPSTASGRLRGTQDVAPPTPLTPTSHAANTSPRPVSGMERERKVSMRLHRGAPVNISSSDLTGRQDTSRMSTSQIPARVTTSVLQSAVHR; this is encoded by the exons GAACTGATATTGCTGCCGGAGAGGAGGTTGCAATTAAGTTGGAATGTGTGAAAACCAAACATCCTCAGCTCCACATTGAGAGTAAAATCTACAAAATGATGCAGGGTGGAG TGGGCATTCCCACAATTAAGTGGTGTGGAGCTGAAGGAGACTACAACGTAATGGTGATGGAGCTGTTGGGACCGAGTCTTGAAGATCTCTTCAATTTTTGTTCAAGGAAATTTAGTCTCAAGACAGTCCTATTACTCGCTGACCAAATG ATTAGCCGAATTGAATATATTCACTCCAAGAACTTCATCCACCGAGACGTGAAGCCAGATAATTTCTTAATGGGCCTGGGGAAGAAAGGCAATCTTGTCTACATAATAGACTTTGGGTTAGCAAAGAAGTATCGAGATGCTCGAACTCATCAACATATTCCATATCGTGAAAATAAAAACTTAACAGGAACTGCCCGTTATGCATCCATCAACACTCATCTTGGAATTG CTGAATTTGCCACATACTTGAATTTCTGCCGTTCTTTGCGTTTTGATGACAAACCGGACTATTCCTATCTAAGGCAGTTATTCAGAAACCTATTCCACCGACAAGGGTTCTCCTACGATTATGTGTTTGACTGGAACATGTTGAAATTC GGTGcaagcagagcagctgaagaTGCTGAACGTGAAAGGCGAGAACGAGAGGAAAGATTGAGACATACACGAAATCCAGCTGTGCGTGGATTACCCTCCACTGCTTCCGGCAGGCTGAGAGGAACACAAGATGTAGCTCCTCCTACTCCTCTTACCCCAACTTCACATGCTG CCAACACCTCTCCTCGGCCAGTATCTGGTATGGAACGCGAAAGGAAAGTGAGTATGAGATTGCATCGTGGTGCCCCAGTCAATATCTCGTCGTCCGACTTAACAGGCCGACAGGATACCTCTCGCATGTCAACTTCGCAG ATTCCTGCACGGGTAACTACCAGTGTTCTCCAGTCTGCTGTGCACCGATGA